In Indicator indicator isolate 239-I01 chromosome 28, UM_Iind_1.1, whole genome shotgun sequence, one DNA window encodes the following:
- the URM1 gene encoding ubiquitin-related modifier 1 isoform X3, translating into MAASVSLQVEFGGGAELLFDGVKKHQVTLPCQPEPWDIRNLLRWIRQNLLKERPELFMQGESVRPGILVLINDADWELMGELDYKLQDQDNVLFISTLHGG; encoded by the exons ATGGCGGCGTCTGTGTCGCTGCAGGTGGAGTTTGG aggTGGTGCAGAACTCTTGTTTGATGGTGTCAAAAAGCATCAGGTGACTTTGCCCTGTCAACCGGAGCCTT GGGATATCAGAAACTTGCTGAGGTGGATCAGACAGAATCTGTTGAAAGAACGACCAGAATTATTTATGCAAGGGGAATCTGT GAGGCCAGGAATTCTGGTGCTCATCAATGATGCAGACTGGGAACTAATG GGTGAGCTGGATTATAAACTCCAGGACCAGGATAATGTTCTTTTCATCTCGACGTTACATGGTGGGTAA
- the URM1 gene encoding ubiquitin-related modifier 1 isoform X1 yields MAASVSLQVEFGGGAELLFDGVKKHQVTLPCQPEPWDIRNLLRWIRQNLLKERPELFMQGESVRPGILVLINDADWELMVSLTCSFMAPSSFPAPSRAPLLEQDGTTAGDGSPGEISAQTGNWVSWIINSRTRIMFFSSRRYMVGKLVEKQEDVNPDPWAKKMQTKK; encoded by the exons ATGGCGGCGTCTGTGTCGCTGCAGGTGGAGTTTGG aggTGGTGCAGAACTCTTGTTTGATGGTGTCAAAAAGCATCAGGTGACTTTGCCCTGTCAACCGGAGCCTT GGGATATCAGAAACTTGCTGAGGTGGATCAGACAGAATCTGTTGAAAGAACGACCAGAATTATTTATGCAAGGGGAATCTGT GAGGCCAGGAATTCTGGTGCTCATCAATGATGCAGACTGGGAACTAATG GTCTCCTTGACGTGTAGTTTCATGGCACCAAGCAGTTTcccagccccaagcagagcCCCTTTGCTAGAGCAAGATGGTACCACAGCAGGTGatggcagccctggggagatTTCTGCCCAAACAGGCAACTG GGTGAGCTGGATTATAAACTCCAGGACCAGGATAATGTTCTTTTCATCTCGACGTTACATGGTGGGTAAACTTGTGGAAAAACAAGAGGATGTAAATCCAGATCCCTGGgcaaaaaaaatgcaaacaaaaaagtaa
- the URM1 gene encoding ubiquitin-related modifier 1 isoform X2: protein MAASVSLQVEFGGGAELLFDGVKKHQVTLPCQPEPWDIRNLLRWIRQNLLKERPELFMQGESVVSWIINSRTRIMFFSSRRYMVGKLVEKQEDVNPDPWAKKMQTKK from the exons ATGGCGGCGTCTGTGTCGCTGCAGGTGGAGTTTGG aggTGGTGCAGAACTCTTGTTTGATGGTGTCAAAAAGCATCAGGTGACTTTGCCCTGTCAACCGGAGCCTT GGGATATCAGAAACTTGCTGAGGTGGATCAGACAGAATCTGTTGAAAGAACGACCAGAATTATTTATGCAAGGGGAATCTGT GGTGAGCTGGATTATAAACTCCAGGACCAGGATAATGTTCTTTTCATCTCGACGTTACATGGTGGGTAAACTTGTGGAAAAACAAGAGGATGTAAATCCAGATCCCTGGgcaaaaaaaatgcaaacaaaaaagtaa